Proteins encoded within one genomic window of Helicobacter sp. 'house sparrow 1':
- the rlmN gene encoding 23S rRNA (adenine(2503)-C(2))-methyltransferase RlmN, translating into MENIYNYTLEELESMIKPSFRAKQIYHWIYIKYVQDFDLMHNLPKQLKTDLKQEYKIKHLEPIKVEISQDGTKKYLFKTLDGHTFESVFIKMRDKKLDSQGNIIEGEKYTFCLSSQIGCKVGCAFCFTAKGGFIRDLSAGEIVEQVVWLKKDNNLLPEKRVNIVYMGMGEPLNNLDNVSKAIRILSELNGLSISARRQTISTSGIAPKIKKLGEMNLGVQLAISLHAVDNALRTRLIPMNKAYNIQSIIEAVKNFPVDTRKRVMFEYLVIKDVNDDLQSAKVLLKLLDGIKAKVNLILFNPHEGSEFKRPDMEQVKKFADFLIQRGLLATIRESKGIDISAACGQLREKTLQNVPRETKE; encoded by the coding sequence ATGGAAAATATTTATAACTATACTTTAGAAGAATTAGAAAGCATGATCAAACCAAGCTTCAGAGCCAAGCAGATTTATCATTGGATTTATATTAAATATGTACAAGATTTTGATTTGATGCATAATTTACCCAAGCAACTAAAAACGGATTTAAAACAAGAATATAAAATCAAACATTTAGAACCTATAAAAGTAGAAATCAGTCAAGATGGCACAAAAAAATATCTTTTTAAAACATTAGATGGACATACTTTTGAGAGCGTGTTTATTAAGATGCGTGATAAAAAGTTAGATAGCCAAGGCAATATTATAGAGGGAGAAAAATATACTTTTTGTCTTTCAAGTCAGATTGGCTGCAAGGTTGGATGTGCATTTTGTTTTACTGCTAAGGGTGGTTTTATAAGAGATTTAAGTGCGGGTGAAATTGTGGAGCAGGTTGTTTGGTTAAAAAAAGATAATAATCTTTTGCCAGAAAAAAGAGTAAATATTGTTTATATGGGAATGGGAGAGCCTTTAAATAATTTAGATAATGTTTCAAAAGCAATCAGAATTCTAAGTGAATTAAATGGACTTTCAATTTCTGCTAGGAGACAAACAATTTCTACAAGTGGAATTGCTCCAAAAATTAAAAAATTAGGAGAAATGAATCTTGGAGTGCAATTAGCTATATCTCTTCATGCAGTCGATAATGCGCTAAGGACAAGGTTGATTCCAATGAATAAAGCTTATAATATTCAAAGCATTATAGAGGCAGTAAAAAACTTCCCTGTAGATACAAGAAAAAGAGTAATGTTTGAATATCTTGTCATAAAAGATGTGAATGATGATTTGCAAAGTGCTAAAGTTTTACTAAAATTACTTGATGGAATTAAGGCAAAAGTAAATCTAATATTGTTTAATCCACATGAAGGAAGTGAATTTAAAAGGCCGGATATGGAGCAAGTAAAAAAGTTTGCAGACTTTTTAATCCAAAGAGGATTACTTGCGACAATCAGAGAATCCAAAGGTATTGATATATCTGCAGCCTGCGGCCAACTAAGAGAAAAAACTTTGCAAAATGTTCCACGTGAAACAAAGGAATAG
- a CDS encoding epoxyqueuosine reductase QueH has protein sequence MLVHICCSVDSHYFLKKVKEQYPDEKLVGFFYNPNIHPKEEYDLRLSDVKRSCDLLGVELLVGEYDIKNWFDGVVGLESEPEKGKRCNQCFDIRLVRSAIEAKKHNETSFTTTLLSSPMKEQNILFDQGEKIGRDYGLEFIKIDTRSSGGTQEQTQLAKKDNLYRQNYCGCIFALAQQRDKQGKKSLEMMSDIYGNNQTGSISKRQEEFAKRDYFEKENIPYVLVQRKTLVYRNLSCLLQNQNGVIPSYALINSQSKKKIKIGEILWIKPKLELEDSIYQDYLKSDIKIGFSKKEDSIFVPLDWINLILKKNFSTLLDLKQNALSLEDEFYLRKILCGSQSINPIFLVNSIFEAPVTLELQSLFQEESVFSVVEFL, from the coding sequence GTGCTTGTCCATATTTGTTGTAGTGTAGATAGTCATTATTTTTTAAAAAAAGTAAAAGAACAGTATCCAGATGAAAAATTGGTAGGATTTTTTTATAATCCAAATATTCATCCAAAAGAAGAATATGACTTAAGATTGTCAGATGTAAAAAGAAGTTGCGATTTGCTTGGGGTTGAGCTTTTGGTTGGAGAATATGATATAAAAAATTGGTTTGATGGCGTTGTAGGATTGGAGAGTGAGCCAGAAAAAGGTAAAAGATGCAACCAATGCTTTGATATTAGATTGGTAAGAAGTGCCATAGAGGCTAAGAAACATAATGAGACAAGTTTTACTACTACATTGTTATCTAGTCCAATGAAAGAACAAAATATTTTATTTGATCAAGGTGAGAAAATTGGCAGGGATTATGGATTGGAGTTTATAAAAATTGATACAAGATCTAGTGGAGGAACACAAGAGCAAACACAGCTTGCAAAGAAGGATAATTTATATAGACAAAACTATTGTGGATGTATCTTTGCCTTAGCACAACAACGAGATAAACAAGGAAAAAAATCTTTAGAGATGATGAGTGATATTTATGGTAATAATCAGACAGGAAGCATCTCTAAAAGACAAGAAGAATTTGCAAAAAGGGATTATTTTGAGAAAGAAAATATTCCCTATGTCTTAGTACAAAGAAAAACTTTAGTTTATAGAAATTTATCTTGCCTATTACAAAATCAAAATGGAGTGATACCTAGTTATGCATTGATTAACTCCCAAAGCAAGAAAAAAATAAAAATTGGTGAAATTTTGTGGATAAAGCCAAAGCTAGAGCTTGAGGATTCTATTTATCAGGATTATTTGAAAAGTGATATCAAGATAGGTTTCTCAAAAAAGGAGGATAGTATTTTTGTCCCTCTTGATTGGATTAATCTCATACTTAAGAAAAATTTTTCGACTTTATTGGATTTAAAACAAAATGCTTTAAGTCTAGAGGATGAGTTTTATTTGCGTAAGATTTTGTGTGGTAGCCAGAGCATCAATCCCATTTTTCTTGTAAATAGTATTTTTGAGGCACCTGTTACCCTGGAGTTACAAAGTTTATTTCAAGAGGAAAGTGTTTTTAGCGTTGTGGAGTTTCTATAA